The genomic stretch ccgtcaattcaccacccatttaaattaaatattccacgtgttgggtctcacctattaaaatagagtttaaGCCCACATGTGAGGAGGAGTGTTAGAATagtgattaaatgattaaatttacctattcctattagcttaaacttttgggacaaaCGGTAATTTAACAAATAGAGATCTAAAGAAACACACCGATGTGGTTGATAAAAACAAGATGAGGTTGCTGATACGGATGTAGATATCTAAAAGAGATATCTGCATTTTGCGGATGTGGCTACAGCTATTATAAATAATCGCATCCGCATCCGCATTTGCATGTACGTCCCTACacgaaattgataaggaaaaattcattgaatTACCATCCCagatatttaatcatttttacaatcatacctttaaaatttaaaaaagtatcAATTTAGGGTTACTATCTCTAGCTCAGAAGTTAGCAATGTTAAACCTCTCTTCCAAATTctaatgttaaattatcaaaataccctttttttcaTTGCAATTATTTGGCAACGTCCATGTCTCGCTGCTTCTAAAGCTCACGAAGCAACAACAATACGTGTCCCACAGGGAGAAATGTGATTGTGATTTGCACCAATAATACAccaagagaaaacaaaattctgAGAAAATTTTTCCAAGCACGTGATTCACATTTGTAGAGGGCCTATTACAACCATGTATGCAACAAGCACCTCATCATGCTCAACatgccattttattttttattattattatttttttttacttttttttttcaacataaatttaatcatttaactaatattttaatacttcaGCAAAGTCATTCACTAAGCATTTACCTTAACTATTGGGTCAtctcataacaaaaataaaagcatgtGACGAAAAACtcacataaaaaaagaaaaattatttggcaTGAATAAATCCCAAACAATATCTTATNNNNNNNNNNNNNNNNNNNNNNNNNNNNNNNNNNNNNNNNNNNNNNNNNNNNNNNNNNNNNNNNNNNNNNNNNNNNNNNNNNNNNNNNNNNNNNNNNNNNTTTAAGACATGattttatcaaaattgaatATTGTTGGAATTAATGGCTCATATTAGAACACTAGTGGAAGGCAAGTGGACGGGAGCGAAGTGggagtattttgggaatttccaTGGTACGGTACggagtattttgaaaaattttaaaatacgtCAGTACAATTAAGGTTTAaggtttttctatatatatgttataatgtaatcctaaataaaaaataacaaaatacagtGGCACTTTTTGTGGACGTAGACATATTGTCGAACCACATTAAATCTGTGTCTTAAATGTCTCTTAATCTCTCTATTTTTGATTCTATATTGTTTATCATTGTTGTgcataataataacaaatataaacaTTGAAACCAAACTTATATTACAAAatgatttgtgcacttgcgagttgcAAAAAATTCAATATGAACCACATCTTGTAACCAAATCAACGTGTTGCTTTGCTTCCGATTTGGCCTCATTCGCCAAATTATTTGAAGCTTCAATGGCCTTCATGGCCCTACTACTTTTCTGGGCTCCTCAATGGAAGAACCAATTATTTGACGTATAAGTGCAAAAGGTCTTGCTCAAGGAGACGTGTTtgaacacaaagaaaaaaagaatggagAATTGAAGTTAACAGCGGTTAagaatattgaaaaattaatgtggctttttttttggaaagtaatATATAGAGCGGTTATTATAGATTGCTAAACAAACATTTAATCCACGTTAAAGAACATTTTGACATTTATTAGAGTGAattgaatgaaatttttgtccttagaattttattattgttctttatttttgttcttcctttttttaaaaaaaaaggaaaatatgagggtttcattgattaaagatcacgTGCATAAAGCTGATCTTACAAAGCAGAGCAAAAAGCTCATACATCACAAAACATAATGCTTTGCAAAAATCATAGTCACAtgttatgaggttacaaagtcatagatacaaacaaaaattcttacaatcaggTGCTATCATTGACTTCAATCTTCCACTAATccatgtacaaatacagttaagGAGCATATCTACTCTgagcagactagatctaagatatgggtagccaaattttcttgcaaaatttatttaagcCGGTCGTGAGATATAACCCCTTACACCTAATTATCAAGGCTGTGAAAAATAGCCGcccctcacacctaattattcctATTCACTTATAAGGGCAGATCTACAGAGAAGAAACCTTttatgcaaaacaaaaaatacaaacaaataaccAACAAGCAACAGTGGCCAGAAAGGAAATGAATGGCACAACAGGGTGGAAGGTGAACGAATGCAAAGCGGAGAGGCTGAAATTGCTGATCTAATCggagaacacctacaaacataaagaaaaaaatcagaagtGGAGGGATAGGGTAGGAGCGAGGAGTAGAAGGAAGAGGGAAGAAGAGGAGGGAGCAGATCTGGTGTGTTTTGTTGTTTCATTCATCTTCCTCTTTTGTTAAGCCAAGAGGTTAACCTAAAATGTATGGAACTTGCAAATCTGAAATGGTGAAACCGTGAAACATTGAATTCTGGTCCTCCTACTCTTGGAAACCTTTGCCCATATGATCTAGTTGCCCCCTGATAAATAGTTGGGGGTGGGCAACCAAGGTATTGAGGAAAAATCTATAGGGGTTAAGGAAAATTTTGGTGGTTGAGAGGGGGCAAATAATTAGTCAtttgtaatgttatatatcaatATAAATGCAAGCCATCTTCACTTAGCCATTtgagatttatttaattgatcATCGGGCTTTCATCACCTCAAAGAGGGTACATctattaaaaaccaaaaaaaaaaaaaaaaaaacctaaaggAGGGTCTAGGGATATTGCTATTTCACACTTaacctacatatataataatatttaacctTCAACTGATCATTTGAAGTAGTTACTTTCATAGAAAGCAATCAATATATTAATAGAGATCCTTAGGAAGGCGAGGCTTGAGCACAAGTTGTAGTGGCTCCACCTTTGGCAAAGCAATTCCCAATCCTTCACGCACGTCAACCTTCATGCCTCCCACGGTTGCAATATCAAATCCTTGAAGCACTCGAGCCAATGCCAAGTGAAGCACTTGAAAGCCGTATCCAATTCCAGGGCATGACCTTCTTCCAAAACTAAACGGAATAAACTCAAAATTCTGACCCCTAACGTCAACCTCTGCATGAGTTGTCAAAAACCGCTCCGGCTGAAACTCCGACGGGTTCTCCCACACCCGCGGGTCGCGCTGCAGCTTCCATATGTTGATGACCACACGAGTGCCCTTTGGAACAAAGCAGTCACCAATATTGCAGTCTTCCATGGCCTCCCGTATTCCTGTGAGGGGGCCTGGTGGGTAGAGGCGAAGGGTTTCCTTAACAATGGCTCGGAGGTAGTTGAGGTTCTTAATGTCGGATTCTTGCACCCATTTGTCCTTTCCCACATGGGTGTCTAGCTCTTCTTGGGCAGCCTTTAGGACTTTTGGGTGGTTTAAGAGTAGGGTCACTGCCCATGTTAGAGTCACAGCTGTGCTTCCTGAGCCTGTTAGGATGAGAAtctgcccaaaaaaaaaaataataaataaataaataaaaacaagtttATCTTTTGGTTGTACTATAAATAgtcaatgaaatgaaatgaaatctaTGATTTGTAATATTTATCTCCATCACATTATAATAAGGTTAANNNNNNNNNNNNNNNNNNNNNNNNNNNNNNNNNNNNNNNNNNNNNNNNNNNNNNNNNNNNNNNNNNNNNNNNNNNNNNNNNNNNNNNNNNNNNNNNNNNNTCAATGGCCCAATCAATAGGCTTTACTTCAAAAGATTACTAAAGAAATCTAATCCCACTTTGTTACACTTGaagttggtaatttttttttgtgtgttaattTCTGTCTAATACATGCACTTATCTCTACTGATTAAGAACGTTTTGAGGACATCTTTAGTTTGTGGAAGTGGGTGCTACTTGCAATTGACTTCGTAAAATCTATACTTCTATTGGcaaagaataaaaattgcaaGTTGATTCACTCTTTTCAATTCAAATTCCTCTTTAGCAACCCTACAATTTTCTGGTTCTCTGGGagcagttttttgttttctttgtttctttgtttctttctctctcttttttttctttttttattgttgcTGGACCTTTCATTGATATCATTTTTGCAGGACCCGGATACCTCACCACTAGAAAATCCACGAAAGGCCCATTCACGGGCTTAAGGACACACATCTCAAAATTTCTATGGATGAATTTACTAATCATCCAAGGAAATTAGGGGACTCCAATAAGACCCAATAAATACTCACCTAAGAAGAAGGCTCACACTCTAGATCAAGCCTAGCTGGTCTATGACCCAACGCCTAGACCTGATTCGAGACACCATGACTCCTCCAACAGACTCTAGAGAACTCTAGAAGGCTCAATATGTCGGTGTATAAGGCCTAAGGTACACAAATCTCTAACCTACCCTACACACTATTAATAATACTCTCACATCACCATACAGCTCTCCACCTTCACTCCATGCTGACTTGGGTGTTGGAATTCCTCCAACCCTCTAGGACCAACGGACTTCTAATGCCTTTTATCTCTTTTGCAAGTGAATCTCCTCTCTGGAATGCAGTTCGAGGCCAATGTTGGTTCCATGCAccaacaattttcaaaactatCATCAATTGAACAATGTAATCCATCTTTGCCTCTCTTGTCTATTATTTTCCTCCATGTTATTTCCAGGGACGTGTTGCTTGGTGGAACACCTTCGCTGAATCTTTGCTTGGTAGAATAAAGGCATACTTGGTATTATATTAGATGTATTAGGTTTAATTATGTCTTGCTCATTAATAAGCTCTATTCAACAACTATACAGCCGAGGAATCGAGAAAGAATTGGAAAAAGGAACCCTCTTGCGTGCAAAGCCCTTGATTCCACGAATTTCGATTTTGACCAACTCaacatatatgttttttttcttttttctttttttttttaaaaaaaaaaataagggggaAATTATACTTACCTAAGAGTGGCAATTCATGTTCGCCTATCAACTTTGAGTTGTCTTTAGATAtgggtataaaactatataggtgaAACCGAacttaaatcatttaattaaatgggtcaagcCACTCAATCCTAAACCCGCAAAtttcgtgtaaaaaattgtcagtcctAATGTCACGTGTTGGCTTCGAGGTTCGAATTACGTCGAGGtatgggtataagactatagGTTAACTCTAACcgaacccatttaattaaataggtcagacCTCTCAATCCTAAACCACTAATTTTGGGTAGGATTGTATTGGATTCgtgggtcatgtcaaaaattgtcaactctATTTACCCCCAAACATACACTCAAATTACAATATTtcccctaaactttaaaaagttgtaaTTGATCCCCAAACTACAAAGCCCTTTCTGTTAGCCCTCTTTGTTagtattttctattaaatctgATGGAAATTTTAGAATGACAACAATACCCCTACATCAGATAAAaaatagggttaataacttttttggcacctgtgttttaatatttttatttttttcctcctagattttaaaaaagacaaatctaGTATCTCAGGATTTGAAAAAAACCCGAATCACCACCTCCGTTAATTTTCATCCATCCCAATTAACGGTAGCCACCCCCAGTTTGACCCtagggtggttgagccacccccaaggccggtctgggggtggccgaaccaccccctaggccaaaggaggtggttcggccactcccaatGGCCAAAAAAGGGTGGCTAAAACCACCCCTAaggccatttggggtggctcagCTGCCCCCGTAGCCCAaaggggtggcttcagccaccccttgCAGCCCCTCTAGGGGTGGcagaaccacccccaaggctaaAGAGATGGACGGAAATTAACGAAGGTAGTGATTtggtcttttccaaaatctgaggtactaaatttgtcttttttaaaacctaaaaaaaaaaaaaaaaaaaaacatataccaaAAAAGTCATTAACCCCTAAAAAAAACCACTATCATGAGGGGAGCTCCCAACTTGGTCATGGTCCAAggctaaagaagtttttttttttttttttttttcattatattttcatAGAAATAATAGGAGCGTTATAATgaatgttttatcattttccaaagaatttaatagaaaattcatCTTGACGCCTTCCTCCATCGCAGTTGCTTTTTTTGAGTTTTcctattattttatgttgttctatTGCTTATTGTTTAATCCGATCATGTTGGGCTTCAAATTATTTATCTATGAAGtggatctttttttctttttctttttttttttttaggtctcCTTCCAATTCTTTGAAGTGCGTCTAGTGGTTTGTCTGAAATTGATTATTCTATCTAAGCTTGCTTTAGCTTCGTGTCTAAGCTGTCTAAGCTTGTTCTGTATCTTCCTTTGATTTTATGAATGCCAAattgttacaaaaacaaaaaaaaaacaaaaaaataaaaaacaaaacaaaacaaaaacataaaattttaactgATGGAGGCTAAGTAAGGTAGTTTGAGGAGTcaattgtaactttttaaattttaagaaacatTACAATTTGAGTATAAGTTAAAAGAggataaagttaaaaaataaaaaataaaaaaaaaaaaaaaaNNNNNNNNNNNNNNNNNNNNNNNNNNNNNNNNNNNNNNNNNNNNNNNNNNNNNNNNNNNNNNNNNNNNNNNNNNNNNNNNNNNNNNNNNNNNNNNNNNNNTGAAACCGTGAAACATTGAATTCTGGTCCTCCTACTCTTGGAAACCTTTGCCCATATGATATAGTTGCCCCCTGAAAAATAGTTGAGGGTGGGCAACCAAGGTATTGAGGAAAAATCTATAGGGGTTAAGGAAAATTTTGGTGGTTGAGAGGGGGCAAATAATTAAAGTCA from Corylus avellana chromosome ca1, CavTom2PMs-1.0 encodes the following:
- the LOC132173932 gene encoding dimethylnonatriene synthase-like; protein product: MISMKGSGSTAVTLTWAVTLLLNHPKVLKAAQEELDTHVGKDKWVQESDIKNLNYLRAIVKETLRLYPPGPLTGIREAMEDCNIGDCFVPKGTRVVINIWKLQRDPRVWENPSEFQPERFLTTHAEVDVRGQNFEFIPFSFGRRSCPGIGYGFQVLHLALARVLQGFDIATVGGMKVDVREGLGIALPKVEPLQLVLKPRLPKDLY